A single window of Hylaeus volcanicus isolate JK05 chromosome 8, UHH_iyHylVolc1.0_haploid, whole genome shotgun sequence DNA harbors:
- the LOC128880742 gene encoding uncharacterized protein LOC128880742 gives MAPGVAFTIGLILVVGHLHQGPGIHAKTFSFPEYPYKETTKNELLFRQYEQTCEESGACKMLPPQSTIAKTRCIRECVSPSCYKEIYLFDQLEEGEIDVRLNSFKGCFMQRNGRPRK, from the exons ATGGCGCCGGGGGTGGCGTTCACGATCGGTCTGATCCTCGTCGTCGGACACCTACACCAGGGGCCAGGAATCCACGCCAAGACCTTCAGCTTCCCCGAGTACCCGTACAAGGAGACCACCAAAAAT GAACTTCTCTTCAGGCAGTACGAGCAGACTTGCGAGGAAAGCGGCGCTTGCAAGATGCTGCCACCGCAGAGTACTATCGCTAAAACCAGATGCATCCGCGAATGCGTTTCGCCGTCCTGCTACAAAGAAATCTACTTGTTCGACCAG CTTGAAGAAGGGGAGATCGACGTGAGATTAAACTCCTTCAAGGGTTGCTTCATGCAGCGCAACGGGCGGCCGCGGAAGTAA
- the LOC128880739 gene encoding uncharacterized protein LOC128880739, producing the protein MEPLFQLHFEDIDIMLMNVKRRLMLDDESVQMMCVERLCNLFKSGGAACCQEVLSKLIKYDVLSTLFEILHTPNDRLLPCVLDFLSLASVYRNFYECHVAADAMDSILKVTICVLKSRCKETRVLEKLINATYEILHRAVKFNMELGTVCAPKQVLFLLKSLILEEKLDQKLKFLAVALLNIVLQNIDTEDEPGEGAFEICHKALNLMKEIVEYSDDDASITLAATALAAVCASGARLCDGNGDDRRIFDNVEQSRASLAKTIYLATMNTLIPYAKSTEPNETGRLEFHRSLVTCLNSLYKLSNCSRDDLSNHLTANGYLKYFLLLTTRLPENLRRSTCALLSRIVTTLSDKSLSINQWPEGATGFENLMHRGLLDLPRDSQQWNDVVARRGNSAIALMMLTYYHYHGTRESDMICLRALITWIVGLPKSQQISEQILKVLWFLFAIASVSHPSPNSEQDYGKAATRLAAALQYSRLNDCYTHHIDLLRYCLTCPDVPRHLRNKALDFWLVESDGDIKPLLTLDRDQVVRHYLLLAIQTGYSERIINLAMKGVREMIRVDNAKEIAEIAWHMLPSLLSSYQRDKDEQIKAVLELTNIFIPHSLSLSVRNRCADSLMAIVLRREADVKLRTLAVMQSYVLLVTSATSKPFMVIEKCIGTPNFLEELLVQGFSEDAPELSAVCLKLLAFIIHCQEKSSIQRDESLSISAQSLADLLFNTRTSVHCSINGMQLALELLTQNIDGCAVKLDEAASSGDGARGVLNLFETLHIIHGKSIPTQRDIACQCLEGVLIFCHKHVESLLYELCTSMSNDGLVASTLSTRYVSCHFLEFVSTWLRCRRKYCNDEGPWNERSLCKTPFEETLDRLRNYVKATESTRTDDAFNSLRYAISASLVRPDLRSSS; encoded by the exons ATGGAGCCCTTGTTTCAGCTGCACTTCGAAGACATCGATATTATGCTGATGAACGTGAAGCGGAGATTGATGCTGGACGACGAATCTGTCCAG ATGATGTGCGTCGAACGACTATGTAACCTGTTTAAAAGTGGTGGCGCTGCGTGCTGCCAGGAGGTTCTTTCAAAGCTGATCAAATACGACGTTCTTTCGACATTGTTTGAAATTCTACACACACCCAACGATCGTCTTCTACC GTGTGTTCTCGATTTTCTGAGCTTGGCAAGCGTGTATCGTAATTTTTACGAATGTCACGTAGCCGCGGACGCCATGGACTCCATTTTGAAAGTAACAATTTGCGTTCTAAAATCTCGATGCAAGGAGACGCGAGTACTGGAGAAACTAATTAACGCCACTTACGAAATACTGCACAG AGCTGTGAAATTTAACATGGAACTGGGCACAGTCTGCGCTCCGAAGCAGGTTCTGTTCCTTCTGAAATCTTTGATTCTGGAGGAGAAGTTGGaccagaaattaaaattcctcgCGGTCGCGTTGCTGAATATCGTTCTGCAGAATATAGACACGGAAGACGAGCCGGGGGAGGGTGCTTTCGAAATTTGCCACAAAGCACTCAACTTAATGAAAGAGATTGTTGAGTACAGCGACGATGACGCCTCGATTACGCTTGCTGCAACCGCGCTGGCTGCTGTTTGCGCTTCTGGTGCTCG GTTGTGCGATGGGAACGGCGACGATCGCCGAATTTTCGACAATGTCGAGCAAAGCAGGGCGTCTTTGGCGAAGACTATCTACCTGGCGACGATGAACACTCTGATACCCTACGCTAAA AGCACGGAGCCAAACGAAACGGGCAGGCTCGAATTCCATCGGAGCCTGGTGACTTGTCTGAACAGCCTTTACAAGCTGAGCAACTGCAGCCGCGACGACTTGTCAAACCACTTGACCGCGAACGGATATCTGAAGTACTTCTTGCTTTTAACCACCAGGCTTCC AGAGAATCTGCGTCGCAGCACGTGCGCGCTCCTGTCGCGAATCGTGACCACTCTGAGCGATAAATCATTGTCGATCAATCAGTGGCCCGAGGGCGCGACTGGCTTCGAGAATTTAATGCACAGGGGACTGCTCGACTTGCCGAGAGACTCCCAGCAGTGGAACGACGTCGTTGCCCGTCGAGGAAACAGCGCGATCGCGCTGATGATGTTAACGTATTATCATTACCACGGCACTAGAGA AAGCGACATGATATGCCTGAGGGCCTTGATAACTTGGATCGTCGGTCTGCCCAAGTCTCAGCAGATTTCAGAGCAAATTCTGAAGGTCCTGTGGTTTCTGTTCGCCATCGCGTCTGTCTCCCATCCCTCACCGAACTCGGAACAGGATTACGGCAAGGCAGCGACGCGATTGGCCGCCGCGTTGCAATATTCCAGACTGAACGACTGCTACACTCACCACATTGATCTCCTTCGCTATTGTTTAACCTGCCCCGACGTTCCCAGACATCTCAGGAACAAAGCGCTGGACTTCTGGCTGGTGGAGTCCGACGGAGACATCAAGCCTCTGTTAACTCTAGATCGCGACCAAGTCGTTCGACATTATTTATTG CTCGCCATACAGACCGGGTACTCGGAGAGGATAATTAACTTGGCGATGAAGGGGGTCCGCGAGATGATACGCGTCGACAACGCCAAGGAGATCGCTGAAATTGCCTGGCACATGCTCCCCAGTCTTCTTTCGTCTTATCAGCGGGATAAAG ACGAGCAGATCAAGGCGGTGCTAGAGTTGACGAACATCTTTATTCCTCACTCTCTGTCCCTGAGCGTCAGGAATCGTTGCGCGGACAGCCTGATGGCCATCGTATTAAGAAGAGAGGCTGATGTAAAATTGAGGACACTGGCGGTAATGCAGTCGTACGTCTTGCTGGTCACGTCCGCGACGAGCAAACCGTTCATGG taatcGAGAAGTGCATCGGAACTCCGAATTTCCTGGAGGAGTTGCTCGTGCAGGGATTCTCGGAGGACGCTCCGGAATTGTCAGCTGTTTGTTTGAAGCTGCTGGCGTTTATTATTCACTGCCAGGAGAAATCGTCGATACAG CGCGATGAATCATTGTCGATCAGCGCCCAAAGCCTAGCAGATTTACTTTTCAATACAAGGACGTCTGTCCACTGCTCGATCAATGGGATGCAACTCGCGCTGGAACTTTTGACGCAAAATATCGATGGCTGCGCTGTTAAGCTGGACGAGGCTGCGAGCAGCGGTGACGGAGCCCGAGGAGTTCTCAACCTTTTCGAAACTCTTCACATCATACATGGCAAA AGCATCCCGACGCAAAGGGATATAGCGTGCCAGTGTCTAGAAGGTGTGCTAATCTTCTGTCACAAGCACGTGGAGTCTTTGTTGTACGAATTGTGCACATCCATGAGTAACGACGGCCTGGTGGCGAGCACCCTGAGCACGCGTTACGTTTCCTGCCACTTCCTGGAGTTCGTCTCGACCTGGCTGCGCTGCCGGAGAAAGTACTGCAACGACGAGGGACCGTGGAACGAGAGATCTCTCTGCAAGACACCCTTCGAGGAGACTCTGGATCGGCTTAGGAACTACGTCAAGGCCACCGAGAGCACCAGAACGGACGATGCGTTCAACAGTCTTCGCTACGCG